In one window of Gossypium arboreum isolate Shixiya-1 chromosome 4, ASM2569848v2, whole genome shotgun sequence DNA:
- the LOC108460959 gene encoding probable E3 ubiquitin-protein ligase LOG2, whose amino-acid sequence MGNIGSSGVSGRRRHGSRRNHPPPPHPPPPVQPQPEISANRYVFAAATPYPPQYPNTNPPQYYQYPGYYPHQPPVPLPLPAPYDHHHHHRGGPHIEPANWSRYACGPMMPPPPPYIEHQKAVTIKNDVNLKKETLKFEADELNPGKFLVSFTFDATVAGRITVIFFAKEGEDCNLTAMKESILPPVIVPFEQGLGQKFRLPSGTGIDFSMFEESELLKVDEVDIYHLAVKAEALPLNQNVSDGNQESGAMNSQITQAVFEKEKGEYQTRVVKQILWVNGKRYELQEIYGIGNSVDNDVDPNDSGKECVICLSEPRDTTVLPCRHMCMCSSCAKVLRCQTNRCPICRQPVERLLEIKVNNGPDE is encoded by the exons ATGGGGAACATCGGAAGTAGCGGAGTAAGTGGCAGGAGAAGGCACGGAAGCAGGCGAAATCATCCTCCGCCACCACATCCACCTCCTCCAGTTCAGCCTCAACCTGAAATCTCCGCCAACCGTTACGTCTTTGCCGCCGCAACGCCTTACCCGCCACAATACCCGAATACCAACCCGCCCCAGTACTACCAGTACCCAGGGTACTACCCCCACCAGCCGCCTGTGCCTTTGCCGCTTCCGGCGCCTTACGATCATCATCACCATCATCGAGGTGGACCCCACATAGAGCCCGCCAATTGGAGTAGATATGCTTGTGGACCGATGATGCCTCCACCGCCGCCGTATATAGAGCATCAAAAGGCGGTTACTATAAAAAATGATGTAAATTTGAAGAAGGAAACTTTGAAATTCGAAGCTGATGAGCTGAATCCTGGGAAGTTCTTGGTTTCTTTCACATTTGATGCTACTGTTGCTGGAAG GATTACCGTTATTTTCTTTGCAAAAGAAGGTGAAGACTGCAATCTGACAGCAATGAAGGAAAGTATTCTACCCCCAGTAATTGTGCCTTTCGAACAAGGTCTAGGACAGAAGTTTAGACTGCCGTCTGGAACAGGGATCGATTTCTCTATGTTTGAGGAGTCGGAATTACTGAAAGTAGATGAAGTGGATATCTATCATCTGGCTGTGAAAGCAGAGGCATTGCCTCTCAACCAAAATGTGTCAGATGGAAACCAGGAGTCAGGAGCCATGAATTCTCAGATAACTCAGGCGGTGTTTGAGAAGGAGAAGGGTGAATACCAGACCAGAGTAGTGAAACAGATTCTGTGGGTGAATGGGAAGAGGTATGAGCTGCAAGAAATATATGGGATCGGAAATTCAGTTGACAATGATGTTGATCCAAATGATAGTGGAAAAGAATGCGTTATTTGCCTTTCAGAACCTCGGGACACTACTGTTCTTCCCTGCAGGCACATG TGCATGTGCAGCTCTTGTGCAAAGGTTTTGAGATGCCAGACAAATCGGTGCCCAATCTGTAGGCAACCGGTTGAGAGGCTTTTGGAGATAAAGGTCAACAATGGCCCTGATGAATGA